The Drosophila simulans strain w501 chromosome 3R, Prin_Dsim_3.1, whole genome shotgun sequence genome contains the following window.
TAGCATTAGTTCCACTGTAAATCATACTTCTGAAGTTCACGCAACTCACCAACAATGAGCTTCGAGTTGAGCAGCGCAGCGCGCACACAATCGACGCTGGTGCCGAGGGAGCAGTAGCCGTGGTTATCCGGCGGCGACACATGAATGAAGGACACATCTGGCTTTACGATCTGCTTGTAGAACAGATTCGGGATCTCGTGAAGGAAGATGGGCACATTATCACCACGACCGTCGGCCACCGCCTTGCGCACATTGGCACCCATGAAGAAGGAGTTCGAGCGGAAGTGGTCCTTGTACTCCGGCTTGGCGTACTCGCCAGGACCCTCCGTGTGCATGTGGCACACCGTGACGCACTCCAGGTTGTTGCTCTTTCCGTGCTTGGCCATCGCGTTCAGCAGAGCCACGGGTGTGGCGGCTGCTCCGCCAGCGAAAACCGTGTCACCTGGAATGGAGGCGAGAAACCGCAGGTTTTATtaccaatatttttattaggcACACGCTGCTAATCAGCCAATCCGCAGTTATTGTAGGCAGGGCTTATCTAAAGATTTGCATGACATGCTATCCGAGGGCCTACAATTAATGCTCTCCAATATTGCCTAATTAATGATGCTTTTAATGTTAAATGATAACGAAATAAGCAGGATTTATATCATTTATTGAACTGTTTTGAAACATAGTCTTATGTTTCCTTATGTTAtaaaccaaatttatgatattGTTAATCCGAAGAGCGTGGCCTGATCCATTCAATGGAATCCTGACCTGGCAATTAATGCACTTCGTAATAAAATAATTCTGCTCGGATTACCTTTATAACGTACGCTAAGAGAAAAACTAGTTTTGAAATTAGAACACTCTCTGATAATTGATCATAAAaacattcatatatatatatttatattgttatttaaattgttatacATCAAAGTAATATAACTTTCTTTACATCTTTAATCAACAAATTCTGTTTCTGTAAGTCTCATTCATAACTATTTACATACTTTTATTGCGCTGGTCATGCTTTCATTGAGACTATAAATTTGTTTCCAAAAACGAATTGTGCCGATATTCGGAAATCTTCTCTCTGATCATTCCACTTTCTCGCTCTCTGAATTTAGTTTGTTGCTCTCGAAAGCTTAAAAGCTATAGCTAATATACactcatatgtacatacttttATTAGTTAATGGGAAGAGTGATAATGCGAATGCGAGGAGTGGGAGCGCTTATTGCCCAGAAACGCGTGATAATCaatgtttgtaaataaataacaccGGTTTCCCAGTGGGCATTACATGGCAAACATGTCGATTCGagattatattataatatatatagattttgcCTTTTGATTAACGAGCCAGAAAGTAGAAGCACATCAATTTAGCAAAATGTATCTGATTGGGCTGTGTTACGTAAGAGAATTGTAGCTTTTAATCGGAACTTTGGGACAAATGATAAAATGGAATAGTTATGCTTTGTGTTCCTCTATACTTGATCtataaaaatgtgcaaatataGTAAGGTATCTATTTAATACACATCTGAATTGCATCTCTAATGCAGTTTTAAGCACATGCATCATGTTTGGCCAATCTATTTTGGTCTCCAACATGTAGAGGCCGGCATTCCGAAGTTCTTCTGCAAGAGGAAATAGAAGGAACCGTGATGGGCACATTAAGTCGAACGAGCGAGCCCCTTCAACTGGGGAATCATGCGATAAGTGCGATTCTTATCGGCAGACGTCTGAGCCACGTCGACACCCACGGTCAAGTTTTCCGCGAGGCTCActatcaatttatttatttatttaccgtAACTTGAAGTCAATTATGCATTTCCTACGCATAGGCTTAGTTAGCTAGTGCCTACTGTACCACTTATTATCTGCCAAAAACGTGCCAAacgaaaaagttttccaaatcAAATTACGTCGCAGATTTGGCATGGCTCGTGTTGGTGATTTTGGCTAAAATTAGAGATACCGATTTTGGGTGACGTTTCGCTGGGCGCTGCGATGTGCCACTCCCCCTCCAAAGACCCGCCCCCCGCCGCAATATCACCAATTTGCATGGACCTGCTGATGAGATGCCGTAGAAGTGCTAAGAAATTAAGATTTCAGCGGGCGCCGAGGGCGTGTCCACATATTTGTTTGCATCCGAGTCCCAGGAGATTGTCTTCAAATTGggacaattgaatttaatcaGAGCAGAGGGTTCCCAAAAATCAGATGATTGCTATCGTTATACTGGCATATAGAAATTATCTAACAGATTTATCGTTTTGATAAGAAAGCTTGTTGGgaattaatgaatatttttcgAAGCACTCCATCCATGCTTTAGTTTCCATAATTCACCTGCTGATACTCGTTGCATAACCTTGCCTTCTTATAGAGCTGCTGCTGAATACCATAGTATATGGCATATGGGTTCCTACGGAGAGCAGGTCTTATCAGCACCTCATCCAAAGGCCGGCTGAGTGGATGGACTTGTTTATGAGCTACATACGCGGTTGTTCTTGCCACCAAGCTGAGCTTTGCATCGGACCTTTCTCTGCTTTTTGCCCGGGGTACAAAGTACAACTTGGCTGGAAACTCATCTACAGCGCCAAGCATACGAGTATGCATTattaaatgtgtataaatatcTACATTCGTGGAGGTGGCACGCACAGCTGGTTTCACGCGATTAAATGAATATAGCTTACACTTGTGCTGCTGCAACACCAGGAATTACGAATAAAAACATGGGGTCTACTGATAGCCCCACAAGGGGGTAGCATTTCGATAAGGTTTGCTACTTGAAGTCTGATTTTGCTATTGTATAACTCCTATAACTATTTATCATACTGGGACCCCAATCAACTAGAAACCTATTCCCTGTCACAAGGTAATACAATACACTAAATATTTGATTCTAACTTGTGTATTATATATCCCCACGAGTTGCTCCTAATCACGGTCAATTAAATGCCAGCCATCCAAATACCGAGCACCCTGTGAGTGCCCTTCCCTATATACGTACGTACGTATGTTCATGCATATGTGCTCCAAAGTAGTTTGGATTGCGGGCACACATGGGCTTACATTTGCATGGCCCCACAACCCGGTGTTCTCGTTTTCATTCTGTTTTCCTAAGCAGGCCCACTAGAAGGTTACATAACCGAAAGATTGCAAACAGCACAAGGCAGCGATAACTGGGAGGCCAGTTCTGCTAGGAATGGAaagggggggtggggggtttcTCCTGGCCAGATGATATGAGGGCCAGTGGGACTCACCGGATTTCACGCATGCCACGGCCTCTTCCGGCTTGACGATTGGAGGCTCCCGAGCGATGGGATGCGACAGCTCCCGCACGTAGGTGAAGTAGTTGTTGTGGGCGGAGAccgaggaggcggtggccgcCGTCTTCAGGAGACTGTTCAGCTGGCCCACATGGCGCGCCAATTGCTTGCTCATGGTGGTCTGTGTAGTGTAGTAGTGTGTACTGAGTACTCTGTTGTAGGCACGCACGTCGCAAAGGGTTAAGCTAGAAGTCCGCGAGATGCAGGAGGCGATGAGTGGTGGGTTTTCACTGAGGAGAGACTGCTTAGCTGAGTTCCGTCCGCTGCGGCACCAAATTTGCAACTGGTTCGCCAAACAAAAACGCCATAAAAGCTCCGCGGCAAAAGCTCTCTTCCTCCGATCGCAATCCAATCCCGCCCAGCTGCGGGCCACTCCTCTGCACTTCGAGTTCGTGTTGCACTCACGTAGATGTACTCATTTGATTGTTTAATGTGTTCCAGGGTATGGAATTTGggaatatattgtttttttccacatttcatattgatatttcaaaaactaCCAGCTGCCTGTGTTGAGCAACGCACGGGCAGTTCGATAGCACCGGCTACCAGTAGTTATCGATTGTTGCTGAATTTCGCGCCACTTTTGAACGCTGTGCAAAGTGCAATTCTTAGGCGAATGAAACACAATGGTCTTGTTTTTAAAGTATATACTGGTAGAGCATTTACTTGGCGTTTATTCACTAGGATTATTCGTTCGATTAATCAAAATTCCTAATACATAAAAGCGCTTTGGACTAAcgattaaaaaataacaaattacaTTAGTTCCGCGTTTATATCATAAAAAGACCTTATGTGATGTATACAACGCAATTCCTCTATGTACAGGCTTAAAACGTAGGCTCGTAGATATATCAAAAGTTTGATCTATGATGTATTATAGCGCATGTGCTGTGGTACATTGCTATGACTAGTTTATGCGATTTGCTGCCTCTAGATCTAGACTCAAGTTAATTGGCCGCTTGCGAAACGGCTTCGGCACAATCTGGGGATACGAGttagtacatatgtatgtaaatagtCTATCGCTAGTATTCGTAGGTTTAGTTTCTGGTTTCAGTTGGGAGGATTGCCGCCCCGTCGCTCGGAACTCTGTCGATCCTCGGATCTGGACGGAGCCTAAACACTTCCAGTGATGATCGACGAACTGAAGGGCGAACGGCACAAGGTTGGAGGTTGCAACAACACGGCGATTCCATTTGAATGTGTGACTAGAGGGTTACTTATAGTATGAGTTGTGCAGCGCCCGAGGCGAGGGTCTTTGGGCTTCTGGCTTCCGGTTTCCGGCTCGTGCCTTCCGGCTTCCGGCTTCTGCCTTCTGGCTTTGATTATTTTCGGTTAGTTAGCTGATGCAGAGTACTTGCTGAATGTTCGTTTACAGTGACTAAGGCTACTGCTTAATAATCCTACTTAGATAACGCTATGAGCTAGGCTTCCATGCTACTGACTGATTGGTTTCCATTCCGCGGGCTCCCCGGCCTTACCTCGTGGCCAGCGTCATGTTGAGGCACAGCTCGTGATCCCGCATATCGCCCCAGCCGCCGTTGCCCTTGCGCAGCTTGGACTTCTTCATCAGACTGGGCACCGTGAGGGTGAGGGAGCGCGGGAAGAGCTGGTGCGAGTTGCGGGCTATGCGCAGCACGTGCTGCACCTTCGAGATCACCTGGTTGGACTCGCAGTTCTTGTTCTTATGGTGAACGCCGCTGGAAGGGAGGAGGACACGGATTACTATAGCGCTCCGTTGGACAACAGGGGTCCTCCTGCTCACCATTCTCCGATGTGGAAGACTCGCGGCCCCTTGACAATCATGGCGTGCAGCTTTCGCCGCAGACACTGCTGCGAAACGTGCTGCAAGGACCAGTCCCAGTTGTAGTCATCGTAGGTGCAGAAGTGGCGGGCGCACTTCCGGATGTTCGACCAGGTGGTGCGATTGAAGGCGAAGCCCATGTTGTGCTTGCTGCTGATCCAGGGCATGACCTCCACCTGCCGAAGAGAAGAACCAGGTCAACCAAGCACAATGCACAAAATTATGGGGCAAGCAACAATATAGAAAACGGATTAGCAAAGGGTAAGGGTGGGAGTGGaggcatgcaaatttcaaatttccgCGTCGTTCGGATTCCGCTCTCCACGGGCACTCGCTACGTCTTCGTCCTGGACTAACCACTAGGCGGATTCAAAGTGCGTAAGCCGGATTTGCGGGGGTGGTACTGAGTACAGTGCGCGCCATACCAAATACCTTGCGATAGTCATTCACGATGCTCTGCCTGTCGATCTTCGCGGTGCGTACGCGGGCGTGCAGCTGGCAGATGGAATCGCGATCAGGAGCGGATTGGGGCGGAGATGTGGCATGCCAACACAGACACATAGACAAGTACAATTAAACACAACGATTACAACATGGTGGCAGCGATGGGCAGCTAGTACTTAGATGGCTTCAGAGGAGTTGGATGGGCTGTTCCAATAGTTCACTCATTTCCCATCGCTGCCAACTGGATGATAGCGTATACAGGATAGAACAGATCATGCAGAACATATTGCCAAAGCGTAAATGGATGGAGCGTATGCAACAAAGAATGGTAAACGGGGACCGACTAGCTACGCAAACAGGGATGTGGATCGGGATGGATCGGGTGGGGTGATACAGAGGAGCTGGGAACAGCTGGGGGCGGCTGGTGCGGTGGTTAGCCGGGAGCCCTTGGACAGGAGTCCGGCGGTGTCGCTACCTTCTGATAGACGGAATACAATGACGGCAGGACATGATAGTTCCATGTTTGTGCAccatttttgctgctgctatGGCTACTTTGCTCGTTATTGCTGGTGTCGGatgtggcggcggtggcggtggctgTGGCGGTGACAGTGTTGATGAGGTTGCCCCGCCTGCTACTGGAGTCACTGGCTCTCTGGTTGTCAGATGTGTCGCCCACATAGACTTTGGATGGCGGTGGTGATTGCGCAGATGATGAGGAGGAGTAAGAGGACGACACAGCTAATTGCACAGAGTTTCTATTGTTATTCCTATTGTATCCTAATAGACTGTTTGTCGAGATCAGCGAGGAAGCATAGGATTTCTTGTTAGTCTGCGTGCCAGAATTCGGAATAGAACAGATACAAATGGTAAATTACAATAGTCAGATGGTGAGCTTAAAcacaagtgtgtgtgcgtgtgggtcTACGATCGAATGGCCAGTAGCCATCAGGGCAACTCCTTGCCCCTCCTGGCTGGCCATCCGACTCCCGACAATGGATGGCTTGGATGCGCTTTGAATGAATGTGTTCTGTAGCAACGGAAGCTTGAAGGATATACATAAGATGGGCTAGCACTTATGGGCACTGGACCACCCTGCTCCGCTGCTCACCTTGCTGTGGTACGTGTAGTAGTTGAAGGTCTTGAGATAGGTGCCCAGGGACAGCACGTTGCACTGGGGGCACAAGTCTTTGGTGCGTTGCTGCATCATGGCCAGCAGGTACAGGAAGTCCTCGGCCACGTAGTGGTCCTCCTCGAGGAACAGCACCAGTCCTGTGGGCATTGAATGGTTTAGAATGGCATAGTAGTAATTCAGAGTGCTCTCTGCTCTGACCTGTGTGATAGCGGGTCACCTCCAGTTCGTTGAACACCCGGTTGGCCTTCCAGATCCAGTGGTGCTTCGTCTGCGTGAACTTCGCCTCCCGATAGTGGCCATAGAGATCGGGGTACATCGCATTGTTGCAGTTGGTGATCAGAGCTCTGGAACGAGGGATACTTGTAGCAAATCCCTGCCCTGCCTACCGATGGCCAATACGCACTGCTCCTTTTTGATGTTCCGCGGGCAGTCGTTGGGATCCACGCCGGGATACTCGTTAGGATGCGTCTGAATGGAGTACGGATAGAAGATCTGCATCACCTTGCAGAAGTCGATCTGCTGCACCAGGTCGTTGATGTCGTCGTCGTAGTAGTCGTGCGAAAACACCAGCAGCACCTTCGAGATGTCCCGGGCCTGCGCCAGGCTGACGATCAGGTGGCGCAGGTAGGTGATCCTCGTGTGCACCTGCACCACGATTATCACAGAGTCGTTCTGCAGCGGTCCAAACACGTCCTCGTTGAGCACCATCTGCATGTCGTTGTACCTCACGATCTGGCGCTTGATCTCGGTGATATTCGGAGGATGGTACACGTCGAAGCTGATGGTGCTGGCAGTAGCTGCTCCCGGACTACTGGCGTTCAGGAGCAGGGCTAGAAAGTGATTTGAATCCAGTTAAACTATCTTACTATCTTGGCTATCTCGCTGAAGGCTTACCCGCGCCGTTGAGGGCTCCTGCTCCCGAGGCGCTGTGATTGCGCGAGTGGGGCGTCAGATACTTGTGCAGGGTGGCGGGCACCATGGCCAGGATGGCGTCGTCCGAGTCGTTGGTCACCGCGTCGCCCAGCACATTGTCCCGCGAGTCCACTGCACCAGGATTAAAGGTTTAGTAATGGTAATGCGAGTAACTGGCGTCTACTACTTACGATAGTTGAAGTTGTTGTACTGGAGCAGGCCAAAGATGCCCAGGGCCAGCAGGAACAGACTCCGCATGTAGAAGTTGTTGCGCTTGCGACCCATCGCTCCGGTATTGGGCAGTGGGATCAGAATGCGACCTGTTCAGTGGCAAATATTCAATGGCTTTAGCAAGGCTGGCTTTTCCACACCGGGAACTCGATTCAAATTACACTTACCCCTCATTTTTGACATCTCGTCGCTCCTCGCTTCCGGATTCGAGTAACTGCTGGGTCTTCACTGGGTGAGCACCTTCATCTCGGCATCTGGAATTAGTGGAGCTAATGATAGTATGTACATTCCTATGATTCGAATGCTTCTATAGATGATAATCTTCTATACAAAAGCACACCACCACAAAGAACTTTCGCCTTGTTTGTGGAGGAATCCAACATAATTTAGAAGTAAGTTTAAGATGAAATATCTTTTATATAGGCTTCGATGAGAGCAGGTTCTCCAGAGCGGACAATGGAGCTCGGCATGGGAATGCTAATCAGAAGAGTAACGAGTGGAATCCGTGCTTGGGCACTGGGCACTTGGAACTGGGCACTTGAGTTTAATTAGCGGCGGAGGCTCACAGCTCGCCAGATGAATGGCGCTGGGTGGACGGGGCGGGGCGGAGTGGAGGAGCACATGGACGCCGTGTGGAGGCGAGATAGCCTGCCGAGTGGGCGGACCGCGTCTGAAATCTCAATTCTGAAATCACAAATCCGCGGCCTCGCGTCAATTGGCGTAAAAATAGATTCGGCGGCGGGCGGCTCAGCGAAATTTCACAAGTGGAACGCCTTTGCCTCGAGGAAGCGCAATTGTGTGGCAGAATCGGGAAAGAACTAGATAATACCCACTATAGCAACTAGCCATTAGTCACTAGAATCATGCAACATGCGTAAGTTTGCTGCTCTATTCGGGGGCGTTTTCGGATGCAATCGCAGTGACCCATTTGGAGCTGTGCTGTAATCATCTTATAAAGTCAAGAGATGATTTCACCAACCATGAGTAACATGCTAGTGATgatttctcgctgtgtagAATGTTAGCTGCAGACATCCATAGAATATTAAAGTACCCTTGTATTTACACATATGGAGCACACTTTACTCTGAGCAGAATAATGAAATTAGCTCATATCAGCGATGTTGCTCAAGGTCGAAACTAAATAATAAGCTACATACGAATATGtacttatatgtataaatataaaaattccgCCGAGCCCTAACTACTCACATGAGGAACCAAATACGATATTTGAAAATGAGGCACTGCAAATAATGTGTATGTAGTTTTTACAGCTTTTCCGCGAAACCTAACTAGTTTGCTTTGGAGTCACGTTGCCGCCAGTTGAAAGCAGTTTCGATTCACAAGTGGACATTCCAGAACCAAGTCACATGCGAAGTTCCCTGGAATGTGCTACTACGAATGCGTTTGGGATACGAAACCCTACTGACTGCGAATCCAAGCCAGCGGAAGAGTGGAGTTCCCGATCTCAGGACTCCCACTCCGGCGGAATAGCTAATCAGGCCCCTTTGTGCCAGGGGCCACTAATTACCATGTTTCCTGGTAACGTCAATCTGACGCACTTAAGTGCGGAAAATCAATGAACATTAATGACTCGGCCcctttattaataaattgt
Protein-coding sequences here:
- the LOC6730159 gene encoding alpha-1,6-mannosyl-glycoprotein 2-beta-N-acetylglucosaminyltransferase isoform X2, with the protein product MSKMRGRILIPLPNTGAMGRKRNNFYMRSLFLLALGIFGLLQYNNFNYLDSRDNVLGDAVTNDSDDAILAMVPATLHKYLTPHSRNHSASGAGALNGAALLLNASSPGAATASTISFDVYHPPNITEIKRQIVRYNDMQMVLNEDVFGPLQNDSVIIVVQVHTRITYLRHLIVSLAQARDISKVLLVFSHDYYDDDINDLVQQIDFCKVMQIFYPYSIQTHPNEYPGVDPNDCPRNIKKEQALITNCNNAMYPDLYGHYREAKFTQTKHHWIWKANRVFNELEVTRYHTGLVLFLEEDHYVAEDFLYLLAMMQQRTKDLCPQCNVLSLGTYLKTFNYYTYHSKLHARVRTAKIDRQSIVNDYRKVEVMPWISSKHNMGFAFNRTTWSNIRKCARHFCTYDDYNWDWSLQHVSQQCLRRKLHAMIVKGPRVFHIGECGVHHKNKNCESNQVISKVQHVLRIARNSHQLFPRSLTLTVPSLMKKSKLRKGNGGWGDMRDHELCLNMTLATR
- the LOC6730159 gene encoding alpha-1,6-mannosyl-glycoprotein 2-beta-N-acetylglucosaminyltransferase isoform X1; translated protein: MSKMRGRILIPLPNTGAMGRKRNNFYMRSLFLLALGIFGLLQYNNFNYLDSRDNVLGDAVTNDSDDAILAMVPATLHKYLTPHSRNHSASGAGALNGAALLLNASSPGAATASTISFDVYHPPNITEIKRQIVRYNDMQMVLNEDVFGPLQNDSVIIVVQVHTRITYLRHLIVSLAQARDISKVLLVFSHDYYDDDINDLVQQIDFCKVMQIFYPYSIQTHPNEYPGVDPNDCPRNIKKEQALITNCNNAMYPDLYGHYREAKFTQTKHHWIWKANRVFNELEVTRYHTGLVLFLEEDHYVAEDFLYLLAMMQQRTKDLCPQCNVLSLGTYLKTFNYYTYHSKTNKKSYASSLISTNSLLGYNRNNNRNSVQLAVSSSYSSSSSAQSPPPSKVYVGDTSDNQRASDSSSRRGNLINTVTATATATAATSDTSNNEQSSHSSSKNGAQTWNYHVLPSLYSVYQKVEVMPWISSKHNMGFAFNRTTWSNIRKCARHFCTYDDYNWDWSLQHVSQQCLRRKLHAMIVKGPRVFHIGECGVHHKNKNCESNQVISKVQHVLRIARNSHQLFPRSLTLTVPSLMKKSKLRKGNGGWGDMRDHELCLNMTLATR
- the LOC6730159 gene encoding alpha-1,6-mannosyl-glycoprotein 2-beta-N-acetylglucosaminyltransferase isoform X3, with protein sequence MSKMRGRILIPLPNTGAMGRKRNNFYMRSLFLLALGIFGLLQYNNFNYLDSRDNVLGDAVTNDSDDAILAMVPATLHKYLTPHSRNHSASGAGALNGAALLLNASSPGAATASTISFDVYHPPNITEIKRQIVRYNDMQMVLNEDVFGPLQNDSVIIVVQVHTRITYLRHLIVSLAQARDISKVLLVFSHDYYDDDINDLVQQIDFCKVMQIFYPYSIQTHPNEYPGVDPNDCPRNIKKEQALITNCNNAMYPDLYGHYREAKFTQTKHHWIWKANRVFNELEVTRYHTGLVLFLEEDHYVAEDFLYLLAMMQQRTKDLCPQCNVLSLGTYLKTFNYYTYHSKVEVMPWISSKHNMGFAFNRTTWSNIRKCARHFCTYDDYNWDWSLQHVSQQCLRRKLHAMIVKGPRVFHIGECGVHHKNKNCESNQVISKVQHVLRIARNSHQLFPRSLTLTVPSLMKKSKLRKGNGGWGDMRDHELCLNMTLATR